A region from the Oceanidesulfovibrio marinus genome encodes:
- the cas6e gene encoding type I-E CRISPR-associated protein Cas6/Cse3/CasE, with protein MYMSLMTMDCRTAVTCGVYDAHQALWRAFGDHPDRTRDFIYRQTGESEFLAVSARQPDDADGVWSIRTKEYEPKLHAGDRLYFALRVNPVRKTRDANGRQIRHDVVQDARKKLEEQGVSQNEWPTRTALAQQTGFEWLAARQERLGLEVEEHGFLVDGYTRESFVKSKAGRRVYVTVLDMKGFAIVTDPDLLLHALMHGIGPAKAYGCGLLTVKRAA; from the coding sequence ATGTACATGAGCCTGATGACCATGGATTGCCGGACGGCTGTGACGTGCGGCGTATACGACGCCCACCAGGCGCTGTGGCGGGCCTTTGGCGACCATCCGGACCGTACGCGCGACTTCATCTATCGCCAGACCGGGGAAAGCGAGTTCCTTGCCGTCTCGGCCCGCCAGCCGGACGACGCGGACGGCGTCTGGTCTATCCGCACCAAGGAGTATGAGCCTAAGCTCCACGCCGGGGACCGCCTCTACTTTGCCCTGCGCGTCAACCCCGTGCGCAAGACCAGGGATGCCAACGGCAGGCAGATACGCCACGACGTGGTCCAGGACGCGCGCAAGAAGCTGGAGGAGCAGGGCGTGTCCCAAAACGAATGGCCCACACGGACGGCGCTTGCGCAGCAAACCGGCTTCGAGTGGCTCGCCGCCCGGCAGGAACGGCTGGGCCTGGAGGTGGAGGAGCATGGCTTCCTGGTGGACGGCTATACGCGGGAAAGCTTTGTCAAATCCAAAGCCGGCAGACGCGTGTACGTTACCGTGCTCGACATGAAAGGCTTCGCCATAGTGACCGACCCGGACCTGCTGCTCCACGCTCTGATGCACGGCATTGGCCCGGCCAAAGCCTACGGCTGCGGACTACTCACGGTGAAGAGGGCGGCCTGA
- the cas7e gene encoding type I-E CRISPR-associated protein Cas7/Cse4/CasC: protein MSRFIQLHILTSYPASNLNRDDLGQPKSVIVGNTPRLRVSSQSLKRAWRTSDVFRQAFDGAMGTRTKSMGECVYRALTQGATLQAILEDSKASAGLPTVAEKKAEEIAKAVAGVFGALRKSTEAKKEAEQEAAQEGAADAEKVSEKAKMKEMHIEQLAHFGPAEIEAIAKLVEERRADGKKPDAEELDLLRNSPGAVDIAMFGRMLAASKPFNVEAAVQVAHAMTVHKVVKEDDFFTAVDDLNRDETGAGHMGVFEFGAGLYYLYVCIDRDLLVENLADDEDAASRALEALVRTACTVSPTGKQNSFASRANASFCLAEKGDAQPRTLSSAFLQGIDKPADVLAKAVDALMQVRSKFEQVYGDETPYVFFDVSGAESKGTLQQVCEFVRG from the coding sequence ATGAGCCGCTTCATCCAACTGCATATCCTCACCAGCTACCCCGCCTCCAACCTCAACCGCGACGACCTGGGCCAGCCCAAGAGCGTTATCGTGGGCAACACGCCCCGGCTGCGTGTCTCCTCCCAGAGCCTCAAGCGCGCCTGGCGCACCTCCGATGTCTTCCGCCAGGCCTTTGACGGCGCCATGGGCACACGCACCAAGTCCATGGGCGAGTGCGTGTACCGCGCGCTGACTCAGGGCGCGACCCTGCAGGCGATTCTTGAAGACAGCAAGGCATCCGCAGGCCTGCCCACGGTGGCGGAGAAAAAGGCCGAGGAGATCGCCAAGGCCGTGGCCGGCGTGTTCGGCGCGCTTCGCAAGTCCACGGAGGCCAAGAAAGAGGCCGAGCAGGAAGCAGCGCAGGAAGGCGCGGCCGATGCCGAGAAAGTGAGCGAAAAGGCCAAGATGAAGGAGATGCACATCGAGCAGCTTGCCCACTTCGGCCCGGCCGAGATCGAGGCCATCGCCAAGCTCGTGGAAGAGCGCCGCGCAGATGGCAAGAAGCCCGATGCCGAAGAGCTGGACCTTTTGCGCAACAGCCCCGGCGCGGTGGATATCGCCATGTTCGGCCGTATGCTCGCCGCCAGCAAGCCTTTCAATGTGGAAGCCGCCGTGCAGGTGGCCCATGCCATGACCGTGCACAAGGTGGTCAAGGAGGACGACTTCTTCACCGCCGTGGACGACCTCAATCGCGACGAAACCGGCGCTGGCCACATGGGCGTGTTCGAGTTCGGCGCCGGCCTCTACTACCTCTACGTCTGCATCGACCGCGACCTGCTGGTGGAGAATCTGGCCGATGATGAAGACGCGGCTTCCCGCGCTCTGGAAGCCCTGGTCCGCACGGCCTGCACCGTGAGCCCCACGGGCAAGCAGAACAGCTTCGCCTCCCGCGCCAACGCCTCCTTCTGCCTGGCGGAAAAAGGCGATGCCCAGCCCCGCACCCTGTCCAGCGCGTTCCTCCAGGGAATCGACAAGCCCGCAGATGTTCTGGCAAAGGCCGTGGACGCTCTGATGCAGGTGCGCAGCAAGTTCGAGCAGGTCTACGGCGACGAGACGCCGTACGTCTTCTTCGACGTGAGTGGCGCTGAAAGCAAGGGAACCCTGCAGCAGGTCTGCGAGTTCGTGCGGGGGTAA
- the cas5e gene encoding type I-E CRISPR-associated protein Cas5/CasD gives MQRYLTFQIYGPMQSWGAVAVGEVRPSLPRPSRSGVLGLLAGALGIRRDEDERHTELDRAYAMAVQPATKGARMADYHTIQCGKRLAKRTYRTRADEVGGLIPKNEDPGTLLSTREYLVDTLFVVTIWPRVDDPPHSLNDLAHALCKPVFTPCLGRKSCPPALPFHPLVQEHDGPLEALDAYDPDGDVLQAMDAAPAAEVYTSEPLDGWQERTEVRDVPLSRTRWQFGLRPEYRIAMPGGAQDEG, from the coding sequence ATGCAGCGCTATCTTACCTTTCAGATATACGGCCCCATGCAGTCCTGGGGCGCGGTGGCGGTGGGGGAGGTGCGGCCTTCCCTGCCCAGGCCCTCGCGCTCCGGCGTGCTCGGTCTGCTGGCCGGCGCCCTGGGCATCCGCAGGGACGAGGACGAACGCCACACAGAGCTGGACCGCGCCTACGCCATGGCCGTGCAGCCGGCGACCAAGGGCGCGCGCATGGCCGACTACCACACCATCCAGTGCGGCAAGCGCCTGGCCAAGCGCACCTATCGCACCCGCGCAGACGAGGTGGGCGGCCTGATTCCCAAAAACGAAGACCCCGGAACACTGCTCTCCACCCGCGAGTACCTCGTGGATACGCTGTTCGTCGTCACCATCTGGCCCAGAGTGGACGATCCGCCACACTCTCTCAATGATCTGGCTCATGCCCTGTGCAAACCGGTGTTTACGCCGTGCCTGGGCCGTAAGAGCTGCCCGCCCGCGCTGCCGTTCCATCCCCTGGTTCAGGAGCACGACGGCCCGCTGGAGGCCCTGGACGCGTATGACCCGGATGGCGATGTTCTCCAGGCCATGGACGCCGCCCCGGCGGCCGAGGTCTACACGAGCGAGCCTCTGGATGGCTGGCAGGAGCGGACCGAGGTCCGCGACGTACCTTTGAGCCGCACGCGCTGGCAGTTCGGTCTGCGGCCGGAGTACCGCATCGCCATGCCCGGTGGCGCTCAGGACGAAGGATAG
- the cas2e gene encoding type I-E CRISPR-associated endoribonuclease Cas2e, whose protein sequence is MVIVLENAPPRLRGRLAVWLLEIRAGVFVGNYSQKVRDMIWGQVADNLEEGNAVMAWASREEGGFSFETLGENRRIPCEMDGVRLVSFLPLPGEDEQGGQEERQADND, encoded by the coding sequence ATGGTCATCGTTCTTGAAAACGCGCCGCCCCGGCTTCGCGGACGTCTTGCGGTGTGGCTGCTGGAAATCCGCGCCGGCGTGTTCGTGGGAAACTATTCGCAAAAGGTCCGCGATATGATCTGGGGCCAGGTGGCGGACAACCTGGAAGAAGGCAACGCCGTGATGGCCTGGGCCAGCCGAGAGGAGGGGGGCTTTTCCTTCGAGACGCTTGGGGAAAATCGTCGCATCCCCTGCGAGATGGATGGTGTGCGCTTGGTGAGCTTCCTGCCTCTTCCTGGTGAAGATGAGCAAGGCGGGCAGGAAGAACGCCAGGCAGATAACGACTGA
- the cas1e gene encoding type I-E CRISPR-associated endonuclease Cas1e, whose translation MLPPLKPIPMKERLSLIFLERCRLDVKDGAFVAIDKEGIRTHVPVGGVVCIMLEPGTRVSHAAVALAARSGTLLVWTGEGGVRMYAAGQPGGARSDKLLYQASLALDPAARLKVVKKMFAVRFNESAPDKRSVEQLRGIEGARVRSMYDLLAKQHRVTWKRRAYDPKNWDTADPVNKALSAATASLYGVTEAAVLAAGYAPAIGFLHTGKPLSFVYDIADLFKFETVVPVAFKEVSKGEFDVEGRVRRACRDVFRTSKLLKRIIPVIEEVLAAGDKEPPPPYEDAVGPAFRDEEGIGDDGHRS comes from the coding sequence ATGCTGCCGCCCCTTAAGCCCATTCCCATGAAGGAGCGTCTGTCTCTCATCTTTCTGGAGCGCTGCCGCCTGGATGTGAAGGACGGCGCCTTTGTGGCCATAGACAAAGAAGGTATACGCACCCACGTGCCGGTGGGCGGCGTTGTCTGCATCATGCTGGAGCCCGGCACCCGGGTGTCCCACGCCGCTGTGGCCCTGGCCGCACGCTCGGGCACGCTGCTGGTCTGGACAGGCGAAGGCGGGGTGCGCATGTACGCCGCCGGTCAGCCCGGTGGAGCCCGATCCGACAAGCTCCTCTACCAGGCGAGCCTGGCCCTGGACCCGGCGGCGCGTCTCAAGGTGGTCAAGAAGATGTTCGCCGTGCGCTTCAATGAGAGCGCGCCGGACAAGCGCAGCGTGGAGCAGCTCCGCGGCATAGAGGGCGCCCGCGTGCGCAGCATGTACGATCTGCTCGCCAAGCAGCATCGCGTCACGTGGAAGCGGCGCGCCTACGATCCAAAGAACTGGGACACGGCCGATCCGGTCAACAAGGCGCTTTCCGCGGCCACAGCCAGCCTCTACGGCGTGACGGAAGCCGCAGTACTCGCCGCCGGCTACGCTCCGGCCATAGGCTTTCTGCACACGGGCAAGCCCTTGTCCTTCGTGTATGACATCGCGGACCTCTTCAAGTTCGAAACGGTCGTGCCGGTTGCGTTCAAGGAAGTGAGCAAGGGTGAGTTCGATGTGGAAGGACGCGTGCGGCGCGCCTGTCGCGATGTGTTCCGCACCTCGAAACTGCTCAAGCGCATCATCCCGGTCATCGAAGAAGTCCTGGCCGCTGGCGACAAGGAGCCCCCGCCCCCCTATGAGGATGCGGTGGGGCCGGCGTTCCGGGACGAGGAGGGCATAGGCGATGATGGTCATCGTTCTTGA